One region of Limnospira fusiformis SAG 85.79 genomic DNA includes:
- a CDS encoding ferritin-like domain-containing protein: MSDNPALDSLKQALCEAIQDEYKACATYRLIIQKFGPIRPFVNIIEAEKRHIQALIPLFIRYNIPIPEDDWETRIIPPNSVQEACEQGVKAEIENGEMYQRLLKATSNYWDVQNVFLNLQRASQENHLPAFKRCVTRRTQTIAISNQNNCYGGHRHQRRRGCQFS, encoded by the coding sequence ATGTCAGATAATCCAGCCCTGGATAGTCTTAAACAGGCTTTATGTGAAGCCATACAGGATGAATATAAAGCCTGTGCTACCTATCGGTTAATTATCCAAAAATTCGGACCGATTAGACCCTTTGTGAATATTATCGAAGCCGAAAAAAGGCATATACAGGCATTAATTCCACTGTTTATTAGGTATAATATTCCCATACCAGAGGATGATTGGGAAACTCGTATAATTCCCCCTAACTCAGTACAAGAAGCCTGCGAACAAGGAGTTAAAGCCGAAATTGAAAATGGGGAAATGTATCAAAGGTTATTGAAAGCCACATCAAATTACTGGGATGTACAAAATGTGTTCTTAAATTTGCAACGTGCATCCCAAGAAAACCATTTACCCGCCTTTAAACGTTGTGTCACCAGACGTACTCAAACCATAGCCATATCTAATCAAAACAACTGTTATGGTGGACACCGACATCAGCGCCGGAGAGGTTGTCAATTCTCCTAG
- a CDS encoding fatty acid desaturase family protein — protein MTSTTSKVTFGKSIGFRKELNRRVNAYLEAENISPRDNPAMYLKTAIILAWVVSAWTFVVFGPDVLWMKLLGCIVLGFGVSAVGFNISHDGNHGGYSKYQWVNYLSGLTHDAIGVSSYLWKFRHNVLHHTYTNILGHDVEIHGDELVRMSPSMEYRWYHRYQHWFIWFVYPFIPYYWSIADVQTMLFKRQYHDHEIPSPTWVDIATLLAFKAFGVAVFLIIPIAVGYSPLEAVIGASIVYMTHGLVACVVFMLAHVIEPAEFLDPDNLHIDDEWAIAQVKTTVDFAPNNPIINWYVGGLNYQTVHHLFPHICHIHYPKIAPILAEVCEEFGVNYAVHQTFFGALAANYSWLKKMSINPETKAIEQLTV, from the coding sequence ATGACATCAACAACGTCAAAAGTAACTTTTGGGAAAAGTATTGGGTTCCGCAAAGAGCTAAATCGTCGAGTAAACGCTTATTTGGAAGCGGAGAATATTTCCCCTCGTGATAACCCCGCCATGTACCTGAAAACAGCAATTATTTTGGCTTGGGTAGTATCAGCTTGGACCTTCGTGGTTTTTGGTCCTGATGTGCTATGGATGAAACTACTGGGTTGCATTGTTTTAGGTTTTGGAGTTTCCGCCGTCGGTTTTAACATTAGCCATGACGGAAATCATGGAGGTTATTCTAAATATCAATGGGTGAATTATCTATCTGGATTAACCCATGATGCGATCGGAGTTTCTAGTTATTTATGGAAGTTTCGCCACAATGTACTTCATCATACCTACACCAACATTTTAGGTCATGATGTGGAAATTCATGGGGATGAATTGGTGCGGATGTCTCCTAGCATGGAATATCGCTGGTATCATCGCTATCAACATTGGTTCATTTGGTTTGTCTATCCGTTTATCCCCTACTATTGGTCTATAGCAGATGTGCAAACTATGCTATTTAAGCGCCAATATCATGACCACGAAATCCCCTCCCCGACATGGGTAGATATAGCAACCTTACTCGCCTTTAAAGCCTTCGGTGTGGCTGTGTTTTTAATTATACCGATCGCCGTTGGTTATTCTCCCTTAGAAGCAGTTATCGGCGCTTCTATTGTTTATATGACCCATGGACTGGTCGCCTGTGTCGTATTTATGTTAGCCCATGTCATTGAACCGGCGGAATTTTTAGACCCCGACAATTTACACATTGATGATGAATGGGCGATCGCACAAGTAAAAACCACCGTTGATTTTGCCCCCAACAACCCAATTATTAACTGGTATGTAGGGGGATTAAACTATCAAACCGTCCACCATCTATTTCCTCATATCTGCCACATCCATTATCCTAAAATTGCTCCGATTTTAGCAGAAGTTTGTGAAGAATTTGGGGTTAATTATGCCGTACATCAAACCTTTTTTGGTGCTTTAGCTGCTAACTATAGCTGGCTGAAAAAAATGTCCATCAACCCGGAAACAAAAGCGATCGAGCAGTTAACTGTTTAA
- a CDS encoding ABC transporter ATP-binding protein, with product MSESAILDMVGISKQYPNTYTPAVEDISITLNQGDILSLLGPSGCGKTTLLRIIAGFEQPDRGVVEIAGQVVSGLKQWVPPERRGVGMVFQNYALFPHLTVAKNIAFGLETLRQKSPKQLQLRVAEVLELVGLSGYADRYPHEISGGQQQRVALARALAPNPALVLLDEPLSNLDVQVRLKLRQELREILKAARASAVFVTHDQEEALSISDWVAVMRHGHLEQWGTPEEIYLEPASRFVAEFVTQANFIPAQRRGNLWETEVGCFAIASNLDLDDDSDITEKADLMVRQEDFILKPDETASVVIRDRQFLGRELHYCLQVPSGGELIARTPFGGGSLPVGMRVQVMFPQDSVRVFPSVSGSGTPRSAYVSAPH from the coding sequence ATGTCTGAGTCTGCTATCTTGGATATGGTAGGGATCTCAAAGCAGTATCCCAACACTTACACCCCCGCCGTCGAGGATATAAGCATAACCTTGAACCAGGGAGATATTCTGAGTCTACTGGGTCCGTCTGGATGTGGTAAAACTACTCTGTTGCGGATAATTGCAGGGTTTGAACAGCCAGATAGGGGAGTGGTAGAGATTGCGGGACAGGTGGTTTCTGGGTTAAAACAGTGGGTTCCCCCAGAACGTCGGGGGGTGGGTATGGTGTTCCAGAATTATGCCTTGTTTCCTCACCTGACAGTAGCCAAAAATATTGCTTTTGGTTTGGAAACTCTCCGCCAAAAATCCCCCAAACAACTACAGTTGCGAGTGGCGGAAGTGTTAGAATTGGTGGGGTTGTCGGGATATGCCGATCGCTATCCCCATGAAATCTCTGGGGGACAACAGCAACGGGTGGCTTTAGCACGAGCCTTGGCCCCTAATCCGGCGTTGGTATTATTGGATGAACCCCTGAGTAATTTAGATGTACAAGTGCGGCTGAAATTGCGCCAGGAATTGCGGGAAATTCTGAAAGCAGCACGAGCATCAGCGGTGTTTGTTACCCATGACCAAGAAGAGGCTTTATCAATTTCTGACTGGGTGGCGGTAATGCGCCATGGACATTTGGAACAGTGGGGGACTCCAGAGGAAATTTACCTAGAACCGGCTTCTCGGTTTGTGGCGGAGTTTGTTACCCAGGCTAATTTTATCCCAGCACAGCGCCGGGGGAATTTGTGGGAAACTGAGGTGGGCTGTTTTGCGATCGCCTCTAACTTGGATTTAGATGATGATTCCGATATCACTGAAAAAGCAGATTTGATGGTGCGCCAAGAAGATTTTATCCTCAAACCTGACGAAACGGCTTCGGTGGTGATTCGCGATCGCCAGTTTTTGGGTCGCGAACTTCATTATTGTTTACAGGTTCCTTCTGGAGGTGAACTGATTGCTCGTACTCCCTTCGGAGGGGGATCGCTTCCTGTCGGTATGCGAGTACAGGTGATGTTTCCTCAAGACTCCGTGCGCGTGTTTCCCTCTGTTTCTGGCTCTGGAACTCCCAGATCAGCTTATGTATCGGCTCCCCATTAA
- a CDS encoding heavy metal translocating P-type ATPase: protein MTTAISTSLSNQECQVIHQVAGRTRFRIPLLAKYPQLATEIQPILAKNSGITYVRINPIAACMVVQYVPNKLAAVDLSNLVINVVKDLTNHQFYDKPIYGVNNEPKTPEKSGTVEENESSLRLPIIATALAVLSRFPQLTPLRPVARIAFILAAFPVAQRAFNSLINQRRLNIDCLDFLALSLSATQGKLVTPAMVILLHELGDVIREQTARATEVRTASLMDAIGRFAWVVVDDDLPPQKIPSDRLQVGDKVVVYPGEQIPVDGTILKGEAVIDEQGLTGEAMPLVKRVGESVLASTLVRSGQLYLKADRVGSQTRAALSIELLQKAPVYDTRMANYAEKVADRLILPSLLLAGIVLVTSRDAARAAAILTLDFVTGIRVSIPTAFWGALNHTTRHGILVRSGRTLEQLAEVDTVVFDKTGTLTEGEIAIAAVRTLPGGMSETELLKLAAAAEMRLNHPVAEAIVNYAAQLDITIPPRGEWFYDLGLGVRAEIEGHQVLVGSQRFLEQQRVNWGDNSLISTSQMTQIYVACDGDFQGVIEYTDPLKPESDRLIQALQKNYAIEVHLLTGDNPQRAALVAEQLGIPKSRVYAEAFPDEKARIVRDLHRAGRTVAFIGDGLNDSVALAYADVSISFQHGSDIARETADVVLMNNNLLDVLEAIDIARQTRNLIDQNIALVVAPNLAALGLASTVGLNPLVATAIHNGSAIAAGMNSLRPLVEHQMNN from the coding sequence ATGACTACCGCGATATCAACATCATTATCTAATCAAGAATGCCAGGTTATTCATCAGGTAGCTGGACGGACTCGCTTTCGTATTCCCCTATTAGCTAAATATCCCCAATTAGCTACTGAAATTCAGCCGATTTTAGCAAAAAACTCCGGTATTACCTATGTGCGGATTAACCCCATAGCCGCCTGTATGGTGGTGCAATATGTCCCGAATAAATTGGCGGCGGTTGATTTATCAAATTTGGTGATTAATGTAGTCAAAGACTTGACAAATCATCAATTTTATGATAAGCCAATTTATGGTGTTAATAATGAGCCGAAAACCCCTGAAAAATCAGGGACTGTAGAGGAAAACGAGTCGAGTCTGCGGCTGCCAATTATAGCCACTGCGTTGGCGGTTTTAAGTCGGTTTCCGCAATTAACACCATTGCGCCCTGTGGCGAGAATAGCGTTTATTCTAGCGGCTTTTCCTGTGGCTCAACGGGCTTTTAATAGCCTGATTAATCAGCGACGGTTAAATATTGATTGTCTGGATTTTCTCGCCTTGAGTTTAAGTGCGACTCAGGGTAAGTTAGTTACCCCGGCTATGGTGATTTTACTGCATGAATTGGGGGATGTAATTCGGGAACAAACGGCGCGGGCGACGGAGGTACGCACGGCGAGTTTGATGGATGCTATTGGTAGGTTTGCATGGGTGGTGGTGGATGATGATTTACCCCCGCAAAAAATCCCAAGCGATCGCCTTCAGGTGGGGGATAAAGTCGTCGTTTATCCGGGGGAACAAATCCCCGTAGATGGTACGATATTAAAAGGGGAAGCCGTTATTGATGAACAGGGTTTAACTGGGGAAGCAATGCCATTAGTTAAACGGGTGGGAGAGTCGGTTTTAGCTTCGACTTTGGTGCGTTCAGGACAGCTTTACTTAAAAGCCGATCGCGTCGGTTCTCAAACTAGAGCTGCTTTGAGTATAGAATTATTACAAAAGGCTCCCGTTTATGATACCCGCATGGCTAATTATGCCGAAAAAGTCGCAGATAGGTTAATCTTGCCTTCTCTACTTTTGGCGGGTATTGTATTAGTTACTAGCCGAGATGCTGCTAGGGCTGCCGCTATTCTTACCCTCGATTTTGTCACCGGAATTAGAGTGTCAATTCCGACAGCCTTTTGGGGTGCATTAAATCATACAACCCGCCATGGTATCTTGGTTCGCAGTGGTCGGACTTTGGAACAACTCGCCGAAGTTGATACCGTGGTTTTTGATAAAACCGGAACTCTAACCGAGGGTGAAATTGCGATCGCTGCCGTGCGGACGCTTCCCGGAGGAATGTCCGAAACCGAACTGCTAAAACTGGCGGCGGCCGCGGAAATGAGACTTAATCACCCTGTCGCCGAGGCGATCGTTAATTATGCTGCTCAACTTGACATTACTATTCCCCCACGAGGAGAATGGTTCTATGATTTAGGCTTGGGAGTACGAGCCGAAATTGAAGGTCATCAGGTATTGGTGGGAAGTCAACGTTTTCTCGAACAACAGCGGGTTAATTGGGGTGATAATTCCCTGATTTCTACTAGCCAAATGACCCAAATTTATGTCGCTTGTGATGGCGATTTTCAAGGGGTGATTGAATATACTGACCCCCTGAAACCAGAAAGCGATCGCCTCATACAAGCCCTGCAAAAAAATTATGCGATCGAAGTCCATTTACTCACCGGAGATAACCCCCAACGCGCCGCCTTAGTTGCTGAACAATTAGGGATTCCCAAATCGCGGGTTTATGCAGAAGCCTTCCCCGATGAAAAAGCTCGTATTGTTCGTGATTTACATCGCGCCGGTCGGACTGTCGCCTTTATCGGAGATGGATTAAATGATTCCGTCGCTTTGGCTTATGCGGATGTTTCCATTTCCTTTCAACATGGTTCTGATATTGCTCGTGAAACCGCCGACGTAGTGTTGATGAATAATAACCTCTTAGACGTTTTAGAAGCCATTGATATCGCCCGTCAAACTCGCAATTTAATTGACCAAAATATCGCTCTCGTCGTCGCCCCGAATTTAGCAGCTTTGGGGTTGGCTTCCACCGTAGGACTTAATCCCTTAGTGGCTACTGCTATCCACAATGGTTCAGCGATCGCCGCCGGAATGAATAGTCTCCGACCCCTAGTTGAACACCAGATGAACAATTAA
- a CDS encoding FeoC-like transcriptional regulator — protein sequence MLLQQLQNHLRNHGRVSLTELEHQMKIDADTLRFMLGKLIRKGRVCKVEGKACGGCHSCSPEAIEFYEWISP from the coding sequence ATGCTACTTCAACAACTGCAAAATCATCTCAGAAATCATGGTCGCGTTTCTTTGACAGAATTAGAACATCAGATGAAAATTGATGCTGATACCCTGCGATTCATGCTGGGCAAATTAATTAGAAAGGGGCGAGTTTGTAAAGTGGAGGGTAAAGCCTGCGGGGGCTGTCATAGTTGCTCCCCAGAAGCGATCGAGTTTTACGAATGGATATCTCCCTAA
- a CDS encoding HMA2 domain-containing protein yields the protein MTDSALSTEIQTAENPDILPQIGRWLEDYEEVVTILPVVAGLLVTSRLRLRGAQALIVNLLMAAIIRQLVRQLKQEAKANSPATNSTQATSPNNHQDNSPTATTTETEDYTIVHSIPGRLRLRIPRLMTDVLYAKRLEKLLSEEQRVKSVRINRTAASLIIQYDPAGVSELELGMYLVTILEKAETTAEPDTNSVSDDSEPTS from the coding sequence ATGACGGATTCAGCATTATCTACCGAAATTCAAACCGCAGAAAACCCCGACATTCTTCCCCAAATAGGTCGGTGGTTAGAAGACTATGAGGAAGTGGTGACGATTTTACCTGTGGTAGCAGGTTTATTAGTTACCAGTCGCCTGCGGCTACGGGGGGCGCAAGCCTTGATAGTTAACCTGTTAATGGCTGCAATTATTCGCCAATTAGTTCGCCAATTGAAGCAGGAGGCTAAGGCTAACTCTCCCGCTACTAATTCCACTCAAGCCACAAGTCCTAATAACCATCAAGATAATAGTCCCACAGCTACCACAACTGAAACCGAAGATTATACTATTGTTCATTCTATACCCGGACGGCTTCGGTTGCGTATTCCCCGTTTAATGACTGATGTTCTCTATGCGAAACGCTTAGAAAAACTGTTGTCTGAGGAACAGCGAGTTAAGTCGGTACGCATTAACCGCACCGCTGCATCTTTGATTATTCAATATGACCCGGCTGGGGTTTCGGAATTGGAGTTAGGTATGTATTTAGTTACTATCCTAGAAAAGGCTGAAACTACTGCTGAACCTGATACAAATTCCGTCTCCGATGATTCTGAACCCACATCATGA
- a CDS encoding DUF5132 domain-containing protein produces MQEMSQGATGLRQRIAQLSANPNAQAIAIGVTAVALTPVVLPLVKPVLKATIKTSVTLFEKAKVAMAETGEMVADIAAEAKAEALTEAQKRASLKSAISTPQLSPNQE; encoded by the coding sequence ATGCAAGAAATGTCTCAGGGGGCAACGGGACTACGACAACGTATCGCCCAACTATCAGCCAATCCTAATGCTCAAGCCATTGCCATTGGAGTGACAGCAGTAGCGCTGACCCCGGTGGTTTTGCCCCTGGTTAAGCCAGTTCTGAAGGCTACGATTAAAACGAGCGTTACTTTGTTTGAAAAAGCTAAAGTCGCTATGGCTGAAACTGGGGAAATGGTGGCAGACATAGCAGCAGAAGCCAAAGCGGAAGCCTTGACCGAAGCCCAAAAAAGGGCTAGTTTAAAGTCGGCTATTTCTACCCCGCAACTCTCGCCCAACCAGGAATAA
- a CDS encoding amino acid ABC transporter permease: protein MTANPEPTLNRQAPSQSTDFPQWLRDNLFNTWYNGLVTIAIASFLLWMLVGFVSWARLVAQWEVIPANLHLFMVGRFPSDQYWRLWLLLGIVSILSGLTWGFLARRQTILFSQNIVIFLSVVAMLMALLPTAISYRIIAIALLFVFVFSSWGGRQIGSRKPLLGKWLPFSWFVLLIISLWLIGGGLGLRGVSTDLWGGLMLTLLMSVISILLCFPIGVLLALGRQSDLPVIRGLSIAYIEIIRGLPLITILFMGQILLPLFLPEGMRPDRILRAIVGLTMFSSAYLAENVRGGLQAIPRGQYEAAKALGLNPALTMVLIILPQALKISIPSIVGQFISLFQDTTLLAIVGLVELLGISRSILANPQFLGRYAEVYLFLGVLYWLFCYLMSLASRKLEKQLNTENR, encoded by the coding sequence ATGACAGCAAATCCTGAACCCACCTTAAACCGTCAAGCCCCTTCCCAGTCAACAGACTTTCCCCAATGGCTGCGTGATAACCTGTTTAATACCTGGTACAATGGGTTAGTTACCATAGCGATCGCCAGTTTCCTACTGTGGATGTTAGTAGGGTTTGTATCCTGGGCGAGATTAGTCGCCCAATGGGAAGTAATCCCCGCCAATTTGCACCTATTTATGGTCGGTCGGTTTCCCAGTGATCAATATTGGCGCTTGTGGTTATTGTTGGGAATAGTTAGCATTTTATCAGGTCTGACCTGGGGATTTTTAGCCCGCCGCCAAACCATCCTCTTCAGCCAAAATATTGTCATTTTCCTGAGTGTCGTCGCCATGTTAATGGCTTTATTACCAACTGCCATATCTTATCGTATCATAGCGATCGCCCTATTATTTGTCTTTGTATTTAGCAGTTGGGGAGGGCGACAAATTGGCAGCCGGAAACCTCTACTGGGAAAATGGCTGCCTTTTTCTTGGTTTGTGCTATTAATTATCAGCCTGTGGTTAATAGGTGGCGGCTTAGGATTAAGGGGAGTTTCCACCGACCTATGGGGAGGATTAATGCTAACCTTGCTGATGTCAGTAATTAGCATTTTACTATGTTTTCCCATCGGTGTTTTATTAGCTTTAGGTAGACAAAGCGATTTACCAGTAATTAGAGGATTATCCATCGCCTATATTGAAATTATCAGAGGCTTACCCCTAATTACCATTCTGTTTATGGGTCAAATTCTTCTCCCCCTATTTTTACCAGAAGGAATGCGACCCGATCGCATTTTGAGGGCGATCGTAGGTTTAACCATGTTTAGTTCAGCCTACCTAGCAGAAAACGTCCGAGGCGGACTACAAGCTATCCCCAGGGGTCAATATGAAGCCGCTAAAGCCCTAGGTCTAAATCCAGCCTTAACTATGGTTTTAATTATCTTACCGCAAGCCCTAAAAATCTCCATCCCCTCCATTGTCGGTCAGTTTATTAGCCTGTTTCAAGACACCACCCTATTAGCCATAGTCGGACTCGTAGAATTGCTAGGGATCAGCCGTTCAATTTTAGCTAACCCTCAATTTTTGGGACGCTATGCGGAGGTTTATCTATTCCTGGGTGTTCTCTACTGGCTATTCTGCTATTTAATGTCTTTAGCCAGTCGGAAATTGGAGAAACAACTCAATACCGAAAATCGCTAA
- a CDS encoding amino acid ABC transporter permease: MTTNPNQPKIPLWRDDRFWKIAFQVIILVIVIAIISIFTINLNQNLQRSGIRFGFGFLNSTAGFAIGESIIPYQPTDPYRQVLLAGLVNTLRVMFFGIILTTIVGIVAGISYFSGNWLVRQIGLVYVEIVRNTPLLLQLLFWYGIFLQLPPVRDRLGVFNAIFLTQRGIFIPWPSSSLIWVWLGFLVIAAIASFVIWKQRTKIMVEKGVSGQPQLIALGIIALVSLLIILFGFGWEVPAIIGSENNPILRGGLRLTIEFSALLVGLVFYTAAYIAEIVRAGIQSVAKGQWEAAGSLGLKSGLVMRLVVFPQALRVIIPPLNSQYLNLAKNSSLAIAVAYADLYNVANTTFNQSGRAVEVMLIIMAAYLTINLIISLFMNFLNRRVQLQER, translated from the coding sequence ATGACAACGAATCCAAATCAACCGAAAATCCCCCTTTGGCGAGACGATCGCTTCTGGAAAATCGCCTTCCAGGTAATCATCCTAGTAATTGTGATCGCGATTATTAGCATATTTACCATTAACCTGAATCAGAACCTACAAAGAAGCGGAATTAGGTTCGGGTTCGGATTTTTAAATAGTACCGCCGGATTTGCGATCGGTGAAAGTATCATCCCCTACCAACCGACAGATCCCTATAGACAGGTTCTCCTAGCGGGTTTAGTGAACACGCTGCGAGTGATGTTTTTTGGGATTATCCTGACGACCATTGTAGGAATTGTTGCGGGAATTTCCTATTTTTCCGGTAACTGGCTAGTGCGTCAAATTGGGTTAGTATATGTAGAAATAGTCAGGAATACCCCCCTACTGCTACAACTGCTATTCTGGTATGGGATATTTCTGCAACTACCCCCAGTGAGAGATCGCCTGGGGGTTTTTAATGCCATTTTCCTAACTCAGCGGGGGATTTTTATTCCTTGGCCATCTAGTTCTCTAATCTGGGTGTGGTTAGGGTTTTTGGTAATAGCAGCGATCGCCTCTTTTGTAATTTGGAAACAACGCACTAAAATTATGGTAGAAAAGGGGGTTTCTGGTCAACCCCAATTAATCGCCCTAGGTATCATCGCCCTAGTGTCGTTGTTAATCATCCTGTTTGGCTTTGGTTGGGAAGTTCCCGCCATTATCGGAAGCGAAAACAATCCCATTTTACGAGGTGGTCTCAGGCTAACTATTGAATTTAGTGCTTTGTTAGTGGGGTTAGTATTTTATACTGCTGCTTATATTGCCGAAATTGTCCGCGCCGGGATTCAATCTGTAGCCAAAGGACAATGGGAAGCCGCCGGGTCCCTAGGGTTAAAATCAGGTTTAGTCATGCGTCTGGTCGTGTTTCCCCAGGCTTTGCGGGTGATTATTCCTCCTCTCAATAGTCAATATTTGAACTTGGCGAAAAATTCCAGTTTAGCGATCGCTGTAGCCTACGCTGACCTTTATAATGTTGCTAACACCACCTTTAACCAGAGTGGGAGGGCGGTAGAGGTCATGCTAATTATTATGGCAGCCTATCTCACCATTAACCTGATTATTTCCCTATTTATGAACTTCCTTAATCGCCGGGTTCAACTTCAGGAAAGATAA
- a CDS encoding CopG family transcriptional regulator, giving the protein MPRKKKRGVTTLYSETKVKIGVSLTPTGAKLLSTTAKELGLSRSEFVERIARGDFKISMDEEGTTISLANTNTQTEVDDQSDDSPAITAELEKRSAEYDQLQQEYETLQKQVIEQANTIAELEQKLGHFPELQAQLENSVPAKEYHHVQQELQQHKDSITDLKKQLKRIGELESKLANTVSLEDHEALKQQNQETLNQLQSQLGDSQKLQQQLEQQKSTVADLQSQLKQTVTAEVHQKLQQQLEQHKSTVADLQSQLKQTVAAEVHQKLQQQLEQHKSTVADLQSQLKQTVAAEVHQKLQQQLEQHKSTVADLQSQLSASVSMDTYQKLEQEAEQHKNLINQLQEQLENRQTEIAEVRQKLTRIAELEAMISQTVPADKYSALQIQSEHQRYMVETMKKQLWDLVSSDHNLEFGELETVDGLVKCCGLVRQKLESQTRAISALQQRTQELQSLAMLAESHLNKWSNRIFSKTY; this is encoded by the coding sequence ATGCCAAGAAAGAAAAAACGGGGAGTCACGACTTTGTATTCAGAAACTAAGGTAAAAATAGGGGTGTCGCTAACACCCACAGGAGCGAAATTATTAAGCACAACTGCTAAAGAGTTGGGTCTGTCGCGTTCGGAATTTGTCGAACGTATTGCTAGGGGTGACTTTAAGATCTCTATGGATGAAGAAGGCACAACTATTAGCCTGGCTAACACTAATACACAAACAGAAGTTGATGATCAATCCGATGATAGCCCGGCTATTACCGCCGAATTAGAAAAGCGATCGGCTGAATATGATCAACTTCAGCAGGAATACGAAACCCTGCAAAAACAAGTTATAGAACAGGCGAATACTATCGCTGAACTAGAACAAAAACTAGGTCATTTCCCAGAATTACAAGCGCAACTTGAAAATAGTGTTCCGGCTAAGGAATATCATCACGTTCAGCAAGAACTCCAACAACATAAAGACTCAATTACTGACCTGAAAAAACAGCTTAAACGGATTGGAGAACTTGAGAGTAAACTGGCGAACACGGTTTCTCTGGAAGACCACGAAGCGCTGAAACAGCAAAATCAGGAAACTCTTAATCAACTCCAAAGCCAACTGGGTGACTCTCAGAAGCTACAACAGCAATTAGAACAGCAGAAATCTACTGTGGCTGATTTGCAATCACAGTTAAAACAAACGGTGACGGCTGAGGTTCACCAAAAGCTACAACAGCAATTGGAACAGCATAAATCTACTGTGGCTGATTTGCAATCACAGTTAAAACAAACGGTGGCGGCTGAGGTTCACCAAAAGCTACAACAGCAATTGGAACAGCATAAATCTACTGTGGCTGATTTGCAATCACAGTTAAAACAAACGGTGGCGGCTGAGGTTCACCAAAAGCTACAACAGCAATTGGAACAGCATAAATCTACTGTGGCTGATTTGCAATCACAGTTATCTGCAAGTGTTTCCATGGACACCTACCAGAAACTCGAACAGGAAGCAGAACAACACAAAAACCTGATTAATCAGTTACAAGAACAGTTAGAAAATCGACAAACAGAAATAGCCGAGGTTCGGCAAAAACTTACTCGGATTGCGGAACTGGAAGCTATGATATCACAAACTGTTCCGGCGGATAAGTATAGCGCTTTACAAATACAATCAGAACATCAGCGCTATATGGTTGAAACCATGAAAAAACAGTTGTGGGATTTGGTAAGTTCAGACCATAACCTAGAGTTTGGAGAACTGGAAACTGTTGATGGTCTGGTTAAATGCTGTGGGCTGGTTAGGCAAAAATTAGAGTCACAGACGCGGGCGATTTCGGCTTTACAACAAAGAACTCAGGAGTTGCAGAGTTTGGCAATGTTGGCTGAGTCTCATTTGAATAAGTGGAGTAACCGCATTTTTTCTAAGACTTATTAA